CATCATATCGTGGTTGAGAATAACCAATTACGTATGCGTCTAAAACGCGTTGATTTGCTAAATTGTGATGCGCCATTTGGCAACATCCAGTTGTTTATGTAGGAGACCGCCATGGCACAAACCATTTACACCGCGTTTCAGCAAAGCGCTCAGCAGTGGCCTGACCACGATTTTATGCTGGTCTTACCAGAGACCGCCGATGCCTATGACATTCCTGCTGGCGCAATTAGCTATGCTCAGGCACAACAGGAAATAGACCGTCTCGCCGCCCTGTATTCAGCGGCTGGCTATGGACATGGACACCGTGTTGGGATGTTATTAGAAAATCGTCCGGCTTTTTTCTTGCATTGGGTCGCTCTGAACAAACTCGGTGCTTCTATTGTTCCCATCAACCCAGACTTACGAGCCGCAGAACTCGAATACTTAATCGGCCACTCCGAAATGATTTTGGCTGTAGCCACCCCAAATCGCCATGCTGATTTGGGTGAAGCCGCATTAAAAGCAGGGCAAACGATGGGTTTAATCACACCAGATCAAACCCCTCCTCCTGCGCCACAAAAAGCCCCACGTCTAGATCAAGCCATCACCATTGAAAGTGAATGCGCCCTCATGTACACCTCTGGTACAACGGGTCGCCCTAAAGGCTGCATGCTACCCAACCAGTATTTTCACGATGCAGGAGACTGGTATGCACAGGTAGGCGGCTTAGCCACCCTACATAAAGGTCGGGAGCGTATGCTGACACCACTGCCCCTTTTTCACATGAACGCATTGGCATTCTCTGCCATGGCTATGGTGAAAACAGGGGGCTGCTTAATCGTACTTGATCGCTTTCACCCCAGAACCTGGTGGGAGTCCGTACGCAAATCAGAAGCCACGGTGATTCACTACCTCGGCGTCATGCCTGCCATTCTCATGAAACTAGAGTTAACTGAAAGCGACAAAAATCATTACGTACGCTTTGGTTTTGGTGCAGGGGTAGATGGGTCTTTGCATCAGCCCTTCGAAGAACGCTTTGGCTTTCCTCTACTAGAGGCATGGGCCATGACAGAAACGGGCTCAGGCGCATGTATTATTGCCAACGAAGAACCCCGCTACATTGGTACTAACTGCTTTGGCAAAGAAAGCGCTGACATGGAAGTGCTACTCATTGATGATGAGGGTAACCCCGCCGCAACAGGCACCAATGGTGAGCTATTAGTTCGTCACGCAGGCCCAAATCCCCGTCGTGGTTTTTTTGCTGGTTACTGGAAAGACCAACCTGCCA
This Paenalcaligenes faecalis DNA region includes the following protein-coding sequences:
- a CDS encoding AMP-binding protein, encoding MAQTIYTAFQQSAQQWPDHDFMLVLPETADAYDIPAGAISYAQAQQEIDRLAALYSAAGYGHGHRVGMLLENRPAFFLHWVALNKLGASIVPINPDLRAAELEYLIGHSEMILAVATPNRHADLGEAALKAGQTMGLITPDQTPPPAPQKAPRLDQAITIESECALMYTSGTTGRPKGCMLPNQYFHDAGDWYAQVGGLATLHKGRERMLTPLPLFHMNALAFSAMAMVKTGGCLIVLDRFHPRTWWESVRKSEATVIHYLGVMPAILMKLELTESDKNHYVRFGFGAGVDGSLHQPFEERFGFPLLEAWAMTETGSGACIIANEEPRYIGTNCFGKESADMEVLLIDDEGNPAATGTNGELLVRHAGPNPRRGFFAGYWKDQPATDEAWAGGWFHTGDIVKRDEHGYLHFIDRKRNVIRRSGENIAAVEVENVMQQCPAVRSIAVAAVPDAIRGDEVMALIVPHKPLSNLEAKQQLATEIVQWGLSQLAYFKVPGYVAFVDQLPLTSTNKIQRGELKTLALELLNHPDCVDTNHLKKRQEI